Proteins found in one Kluyveromyces marxianus DMKU3-1042 DNA, complete genome, chromosome 2 genomic segment:
- the GAL1 gene encoding galactokinase has product MSVPIVPIDFSEVPALEQLKKEFVEAYGADESRSIFISRSPGRVNLIGEHIDYCQFSVLPMAIENDLKLAFRLSDASENPSITLTNYDSNFAKRKFDLPLDGSLIEIDPSVSDWSNYFKCGLLVAQEFLKKKYKFEGPIKGMEIYVKGNIPTGGGLSSSAAFICAVSLAVIYSNIPEGTPILKDELTKITAVAEHHVGVNNGGMDQAASICGKDGHALYVEFKPQLKATPFKFPDGLPISFLIANTLVVSNKAETGPVNYNLRVVEVTVAANVLAQKYGVTLETEGNLGKGTLRNFMDAYYMKYDPSCHKPWDGDIETGVERLTKMIELVDETLDQNGYTLDQAVELCGCESISQFTDLYLTNFPVRFQKLKLFQRAKHVYTEALRVLKALIMFQKGESNFFEEFGKLMNESQQSCDKLYQCSCPETDLICDIALKNGSFGSRLTGAGWGGCTVHLCSTDTVESVKNALIKNYYNVKYPNLTPEQLSEAIIVSKPRVGSVLYKEKS; this is encoded by the coding sequence ATGTCCGTTCCAATTGTGCCCATTGATTTCTCGGAGGTTCCAGCGTTGGAacagttgaagaaggagtTTGTGGAGGCATATGGTGCTGATGAGTCGAGAAGCATTTTCATTTCGAGGTCGCCAGGTAGAGTGAACTTGATCGGTGAGCACATCGATTACTGCCAGTTTTCTGTGTTGCCTATGGCCATCGAGAACGATTTGAAGTTGGCTTTCCGTTTGAGCGATGCTAGCGAGAACCCATCGATCACCTTGACAAACTACGACTCGAACTTCGCCAAGCGTAAGTTCGACTTGCCCTTGGACGGGTCGCTCATTGAGATTGACCCTTCAGTCAGTGACTGGTCCAATTACTTCAAGTGCGGTCTCTTGGTTGCAcaagagtttttgaagaaaaaatacaagTTCGAGGGCCCTATCAAGGGTATGGAAATTTACGTGAAGGGTAACATTCCTACCGGTGGTGGTTTGTCCTCCAGTGCAGCCTTCATCTGCGCTGTGTCGCTTGCCGTCATTTACTCAAACATCCCAGAAGGTACGCCTATCTTGAAGGATGAGTTGACCAAGATCACCGCAGTCGCTGAACACCATGTTGGTGTCAACAACGGTGGTATGGACCAAGCCGCTTCTATCTGCGGTAAGGACGGCCATGCCCTCTACGTCGAGTTCAAGCCTCAATTGAAGGCTACGCCTTTCAAGTTCCCAGATGGCTTGCCTATCTCGTTCTTGATCGCTAACACTTTGGTCGTGTCCAACAAGGCCGAAACAGGCCCAGTTAACTACAACTTGAGAGTCGTCGAGGTCACGGTTGCTGCCAACGTCTTGGCTCAGAAGTACGGCGTCACTTTGGAAACCGAGGGTAACTTGGGTAAAGGAACGCTAAGAAACTTTATGGACGCATACTACATGAAGTACGACCCATCGTGCCACAAGCCTTGGGACGGCGATATCGAAACCGGTGTCGAGAGATTGACCAAGATGATCGAGTTGGTCGATGAAACTTTGGACCAAAACGGTTATACTCTGGACCAAGCGGTCGAACTGTGTGGCTGCGAATCCATCTCCCAGTTCACCGACTTGTACTTGACAAACTTCCCAGTTCGTttccaaaaattaaagCTATTCCAACGTGCTAAGCACGTCTACACCGAGGCATTGAGAGTCCTAAAAGCTTTGATAATGTTCCAAAAGGGTGAATCgaacttctttgaagaattcgGTAAGTTAATGAACGAATCACAACAATCTTGTGACAAACTATACCAATGTTCGTGCCCAGAAACTGATCTCATCTGCGATATCGCTTTGAAGAACGGTTCTTTCGGTTCTCGTTTGACCGGTGCCGGCTGGGGTGGCTGTACAGTCCACTTGTGCTCCACTGACACCGTGGAGTCAGTCAAGAATGCCTTGATCAAGAACTACTATAACGTCAAATACCCTAATCTAACGCCAGAGCAATTGAGCGAAGCTATTATCGTTTCCAAACCTCGTGTCGGTAGTGTTCTttacaaagaaaagtcgtga
- the GAL10 gene encoding bifunctional UDP-glucose 4-epimerase/aldose 1-epimerase yields MSQDQEKYCLVTGGAGYIGSHTVVELCDAGYKCIVVDNLCNSNYESISRMELLTGKEIKFAKIDLCDGKALDKLFDEYKIDSVLHFAGLKAVGESTEIPLTYYHNNIVGTLNLLNSMQTHGVKKLVFSSSATVYGDATRFENMIPIPEECPTGPTNPYGKTKLAIEDMMRDLHFSDKSFSFAILRYFNPIGAHPSGVIGEDPLGIPNNLLPYMAQVAIGRREKLYVFGNDYDTVDGTPIRDYIHVVDLAKGHLAALKYLEENPGTCREWNLGTGHGTTVFQMYRAFCDAIGFDFLYEVTGRRDGDVLNLTAKCDRATNELKWQTELDVARACIDLWKWTQDNPFGYQIKGVDAQFFGKPDDYSSRVISLGKGTPFEVKVANLGATIVDIVVNGCSVVASLDSEDEYKDPSNPFFGAIVGPYANRIAKGSFEIDGKKTQLTVSADSANVCHSGKNSYHTKKFLGPIVKNPEPHVWTADFLYVDEEDSEFPAPLYTIVKYRVDSENKTLTTEIESKNLGKVPTPANITNHTYFNLNKFNSPTIKGSKLQLIDNTGLEVTEDLLPTGNTKQYKEVATFKDEPTVLTETGPALDFDFISGLPANLDTRSSPLTPVFKLSNDEAKLALEVATTEPTFQVYTGDYVDVKDKYEKRAGICCEPGRYIDAVNNPQWKSSVILPPGETYAHKFSYTFKDL; encoded by the coding sequence ATGTCACAGGATCAAGAGAAGTACTGCCTAGTCACTGGTGGTGCCGGTTACATTGGTTCTCACACAGTGGTGGAGCTATGCGACGCTGGTTACAAGTGCATTGTGGTGGACAATTTGTGCAACTCGAACTATGAGTCGATTTCTCGTATGGAGCTTTTAACAGGCAAAGAGATCAAGTTCGCCAAGATCGACTTGTGCGACGGTAAGGCTTTGGACAAGTTGTTCGACGAGTACAAGATCGACTCGGTTCTTCACTTTGCTGGTTTGAAGGCTGTGGGTGAAAGTACGGAAATCCCATTGACATACTACCATAACAACATCGTTGGTACTTTGAATCTTTTGAACAGCATGCAGACGCACGGTGTGAAGAAGTTGGTGTTCTCTTCGTCGGCTACAGTGTACGGTGATGCCACAAGATTCGAGAATATGATTCCTATCCCTGAGGAGTGCCCAACAGGACCAACAAACCCATACGGTAAGACCAAGTTGGCTATTGAAGATATGATGAGAGACTTGCACTTCTCAGACAAGAGCTTCTCGTTTGCCATTCTAAGATACTTCAACCCTATCGGTGCTCACCCATCGGGTGTCATTGGTGAGGATCCTTTGGGTATCCCAAACAACTTGTTGCCATACATGGCCCAGGTTGCCATTGGTAGAAGAGAAAAGTTGTACGTGTTCGGTAACGACTATGACACCGTTGACGGTACGCCAATCAGAGACTACATCCATGTGGTGGACTTGGCCAAGGGCCATCTGGCCGCTTTGAAGTACCTAGAAGAAAACCCTGGTACTTGTAGAGAATGGAACTTGGGTACTGGTCACGGTACCACCGTCTTCCAAATGTACCGTGCCTTCTGCGATGCCATCGGCTTCGACTTCTTGTACGAGGTCACCGGAAGACGTGACGGTGATGTGTTGAATTTGACGGCAAAGTGTGACCGTGCTACAAACGAGTTGAAATGGCAAACAGAACTAGACGTTGCAAGGGCTTGCATCGACTTATGGAAGTGGACCCAGGACAATCCATTCGGTTACCAAATTAAGGGTGTCGATGCCCAGTTCTTTGGCAAACCAGACGATTACTCTTCAAGAGTCATCTCCTTGGGTAAAGGCACTCCATTCGAAGTCAAGGTCGCCAACCTCGGTGCCACCATCGTCGATATCGTCGTCAATGGTTGCTCCGTAGTGGCATCTTTGGACAGCGAGGATGAATACAAGGACCCAAGCAACCCATTCTTCGGTGCCATCGTTGGTCCATACGCAAACAGAATTGCCAAGGGCTCgtttgaaattgatggCAAGAAGACCCAATTGACCGTTTCTGCTGATAGCGCAAATGTCTGCCACTCGGGTAAGAACAGCTACCACaccaagaagttcttgGGTCCAATTGTAAAGAACCCAGAACCACACGTCTGGACCGCTGACTTCTTATACGTGGACGAAGAGGACTCTGAATTCCCAGCACCATTGTACACCATCGTCAAGTACAGAGTCGATAGCGAAAACAAGACTTTAACCACCGAGATCGAATCCAAGAACTTGGGTAAGGTCCCAACCCCAGCAAACATCACCAACCACACATACTTcaacttgaacaagttCAATTCGCCTACCATCAAGGGCTCCAAGTTGCAATTGATCGACAACACAGGTTTGGAAGTCACTGAAGATTTGTTGCCAACCGGTAACACTAAGCAATACAAGGAAGTGGCTACTTTCAAGGACGAACCAACAGTCTTGACTGAAACTGGTCCAGCTTTGGACTTCGACTTCATCAGCGGATTACCAGCCAATTTGGATACAAGATCTTCCCCATTGACCCCTGTATTCAAGCTATCAAATGACGAGGCAAAGTTGGCTTTGGAGGTCGCTACTACTGAACCAACCTTCCAAGTTTACACTGGTGACTACGTTGATGTCAAGGACAAGTACGAAAAGAGAGCTGGTATCTGTTGCGAGCCCGGTAGATACATCGATGCCGTCAACAACCCACAATGGAAGTCTTCGGTCATTCTACCACCAGGTGAAACCTACGCTCACAAGTTTTCATACACTTTCAAGGATTTGTAA